In one window of Frigoriglobus tundricola DNA:
- a CDS encoding RidA family protein: MGRRLISSGSTFEDEIGYSRAVVDGDWVFVSGTTGFDYQTMTIVDSMPEQTEQCLRNIQAALAQAGASLADVVRVTYVVPKADEFRECWPVLRRYFGAVRPAATMISAGLADPRMRIEIEVTARLRASDVPA, encoded by the coding sequence ATGGGGCGACGGTTGATCAGTTCCGGTTCCACGTTCGAGGACGAGATCGGCTACTCGCGAGCGGTGGTTGACGGCGACTGGGTGTTCGTCTCGGGCACGACGGGGTTCGATTACCAGACGATGACGATTGTTGACAGCATGCCCGAGCAAACCGAACAGTGCCTGCGAAACATCCAGGCGGCACTCGCGCAAGCCGGTGCGTCCCTCGCCGACGTGGTGCGCGTGACGTATGTGGTCCCCAAAGCGGATGAGTTCCGGGAGTGCTGGCCGGTGTTGCGGCGGTACTTCGGCGCCGTGCGGCCCGCCGCCACGATGATCTCGGCCGGACTGGCGGACCCGCGGATGCGGATCGAGATCGAGGTGACGGCCCGACTGCGGGCGTCCGATGTGCCCGCGTGA
- a CDS encoding LysR family transcriptional regulator: MDEHAFSSSVIQRIVTAAARFSSFRDATDAVQMTGVHISENQVRRLAHEVGRELIAARDQKVVEHRRRQLEPRTAVVPEAVVVEIDGGRIRTRAADAGPGVHQAQNKEDKVACLATLSGPAFAADPCPEPPESFRCPRRVQRLVQLMKGSAGEAAAQENPDEPTPPVPLVGESEGSERWSPKRLVRTCVASLETSASFGPMMGAEAQERHFYEAPRRAFVADGSAYNWSIHRGYFGTFEPIVDFLHAVCYVFSSATAVSADETSGWSQYLVWMRACWQGRVGDVLTELDHWQERLGESPPGEAQTAEERRDPRRVVAQARSYLGNNRDRMAYPRYRREGLPTTSSLVESLVGEVNARVKSKQKHWNRPAGAESILQLRAAVLSQDDRMSRFFAERPGCPFRKQDTLCHESEDVPAQTAA; this comes from the coding sequence TTGGATGAGCACGCCTTCAGTTCCTCGGTCATCCAGCGCATCGTCACGGCCGCCGCACGGTTCTCCTCGTTCCGTGATGCCACCGACGCCGTGCAGATGACCGGGGTCCACATCAGCGAGAACCAGGTGCGCCGATTGGCTCACGAGGTCGGGCGCGAACTCATCGCCGCGCGCGACCAGAAGGTGGTCGAGCACCGGCGCCGCCAGTTGGAACCCCGGACCGCGGTGGTGCCCGAGGCCGTGGTGGTCGAGATCGACGGGGGGCGGATTCGGACCCGCGCCGCGGACGCCGGTCCGGGTGTTCACCAGGCCCAGAACAAGGAGGACAAGGTCGCGTGTCTGGCCACGTTGAGCGGTCCCGCGTTCGCCGCGGACCCGTGTCCCGAGCCGCCCGAATCGTTCCGATGTCCGCGTCGCGTGCAGCGTCTGGTGCAGCTGATGAAGGGATCGGCGGGCGAAGCGGCGGCCCAAGAAAACCCGGACGAACCGACGCCTCCGGTGCCGCTGGTCGGGGAATCCGAAGGGTCCGAACGTTGGTCCCCGAAGCGGTTGGTGAGGACCTGTGTGGCGAGCCTGGAGACGAGTGCCTCGTTCGGTCCGATGATGGGTGCGGAGGCCCAAGAGCGGCACTTTTATGAGGCCCCGCGTCGGGCGTTCGTGGCCGACGGTAGCGCATACAACTGGTCGATCCATCGGGGGTACTTCGGGACCTTCGAACCGATCGTGGATTTCCTGCACGCGGTCTGTTACGTGTTCTCGTCGGCTACGGCGGTGAGCGCCGATGAGACATCGGGTTGGTCCCAATACTTGGTCTGGATGCGCGCGTGTTGGCAGGGTCGCGTCGGGGACGTGCTGACCGAATTGGACCACTGGCAGGAGCGCCTGGGCGAGTCCCCGCCGGGTGAGGCACAGACGGCCGAGGAGCGTCGAGATCCGCGTCGCGTGGTGGCCCAGGCGCGGAGCTACTTGGGGAACAATCGGGACCGCATGGCGTACCCGCGGTACCGACGGGAGGGATTGCCAACGACGAGCAGTTTGGTCGAATCACTGGTGGGCGAGGTCAACGCTCGGGTGAAGAGCAAGCAGAAGCATTGGAACCGTCCCGCGGGAGCCGAATCGATCTTGCAACTGCGTGCCGCCGTGCTGAGCCAAGACGACCGCATGAGCCGGTTCTTCGCGGAACGGCCCGGGTGCCCGTTCCGCAAACAAGATACACTCTGCCATGAATCAGAGGATGTCCCGGCGCAAACCGCGGCGTGA
- a CDS encoding redox-sensing transcriptional repressor Rex, translating to MDDQPTERGQRLSRAAAQRLSLYLRCVAGWPADEEKVSSGRIAEAVGVSDAQVRRDLAALGHLGQRGVGYDARELATAIRTALGINRPWRAVLIGVGNLGRALLRYQGFRAQGFEIVGLFDSDPGKVGQSVEGLTVESVVGLAERVAALGAELGVLTVPGETAHAVAEALVTAGIRGILNFAPVVLKLPRRVRLVTVDLAIQLEQLAFQVQHGDSATRPADDD from the coding sequence TTGGACGACCAGCCAACCGAGCGGGGCCAACGGCTCTCGCGGGCGGCGGCCCAGCGCTTGAGCCTGTACCTGCGCTGCGTGGCCGGCTGGCCGGCGGACGAAGAAAAGGTGTCCAGCGGGCGGATCGCGGAGGCGGTCGGCGTCAGCGACGCCCAGGTGCGCCGCGACCTCGCGGCGCTCGGCCACCTGGGCCAGCGCGGCGTCGGGTACGACGCCCGTGAACTGGCGACCGCGATCCGCACCGCGCTCGGCATCAACCGCCCCTGGCGCGCGGTCCTGATCGGCGTCGGCAACCTGGGCCGCGCGCTCCTGAGGTACCAGGGGTTCCGCGCGCAGGGGTTCGAGATCGTCGGCCTGTTCGATAGCGACCCGGGGAAGGTCGGTCAGTCGGTCGAGGGGCTGACCGTCGAGTCGGTTGTGGGGTTGGCCGAGCGCGTGGCGGCGCTCGGGGCCGAACTCGGTGTGCTGACCGTCCCCGGTGAAACGGCCCACGCGGTCGCCGAGGCCCTTGTCACGGCCGGCATCCGCGGCATTCTGAATTTCGCGCCCGTCGTACTCAAACTCCCGCGCCGGGTGCGCCTCGTGACCGTGGACCTCGCGATTCAACTCGAACAGTTGGCGTTCCAGGTGCAGCACGGCGATTCCGCCACCCGCCCCGCCGACGACGACTGA
- a CDS encoding DUF1501 domain-containing protein, producing MTSPQRRHRPCKGPTRREMLRVGALAPLGLGLSGVLPARGGSAPKGRARSVILLFMWGGPSHIDTWDPKPDAPVEVRGAFGSIATTVPGLRIGEHFPRLAARAHQYAVVRSMTHTDPAHLSPVHHLMTGRVAKKPNSDADGASRSDAPCLGAVVQKLLPSAAAIPPAVTLPWAVSHPAAPGGTAPGQNGGWLGSGSDPFLVTGNPNAPTFGVAGLSGPGDVPADRLKGRAELSRLLDRTGGPSDGFTGLQGKALDLLLAPAVSTAFDLAREPVAVRDKYGRHAHGQSCLLARRLIEAGTRLVTVNWPDDGQAFWDTHGNNFPALQTRLMPPADVAFAALLDDLTARGLLDETLVVWVGEFGRTPRVESGGRQHWPKCYSAVLAGGGVRGGAVYGSSDKIGAQPATNPVSPPDLTATIYHALGIDPETEINDPTGRPWKLADGAPIRQLFG from the coding sequence ATGACCAGCCCCCAACGCCGGCACCGGCCGTGCAAGGGCCCCACGCGCCGCGAAATGCTCCGCGTCGGCGCACTGGCCCCCCTCGGACTCGGTTTGTCCGGCGTACTTCCAGCGCGCGGGGGCTCGGCGCCGAAGGGCCGTGCCCGATCGGTCATCCTGCTGTTCATGTGGGGCGGGCCGAGCCACATCGACACCTGGGACCCGAAGCCGGACGCGCCCGTCGAGGTCCGCGGCGCGTTCGGGTCGATCGCGACGACCGTGCCGGGGCTGCGGATCGGTGAACACTTCCCCCGGCTCGCGGCCCGTGCGCACCAGTACGCGGTCGTGCGGTCGATGACCCACACGGACCCGGCGCACCTCTCGCCCGTTCACCACCTCATGACCGGACGGGTCGCAAAGAAGCCGAACTCCGACGCCGACGGCGCGAGCCGGTCGGACGCCCCGTGTCTCGGGGCCGTCGTGCAGAAGCTCCTGCCATCGGCCGCCGCGATTCCGCCTGCCGTTACGCTCCCGTGGGCCGTTTCCCATCCGGCGGCGCCCGGCGGCACCGCACCGGGGCAGAACGGCGGGTGGCTGGGGTCCGGGTCCGACCCGTTCCTCGTGACCGGCAACCCGAACGCACCCACGTTCGGCGTGGCCGGGTTGAGCGGGCCGGGCGACGTCCCGGCCGACCGCCTGAAGGGGCGGGCCGAGCTGTCCCGCCTGCTCGACCGGACCGGCGGGCCGAGCGACGGGTTCACGGGCTTGCAGGGCAAAGCCCTTGACCTGCTGCTCGCGCCGGCCGTCTCAACGGCGTTCGATCTGGCGCGCGAACCGGTGGCGGTCCGCGACAAGTACGGCCGGCACGCGCACGGCCAGAGTTGCCTCCTGGCCCGGCGCCTGATCGAAGCCGGGACGCGGCTGGTGACGGTCAACTGGCCCGACGACGGCCAGGCGTTCTGGGACACGCACGGGAACAACTTCCCCGCGCTCCAAACGCGGCTGATGCCGCCAGCGGACGTCGCCTTCGCGGCCCTGCTGGACGACCTGACCGCGCGCGGGTTGCTCGACGAAACGTTGGTGGTGTGGGTGGGCGAGTTCGGCCGGACGCCACGCGTGGAGAGCGGCGGGCGCCAGCACTGGCCGAAGTGCTATTCGGCGGTTCTGGCGGGCGGCGGCGTCCGGGGCGGGGCGGTTTACGGATCGAGCGACAAAATCGGAGCACAACCGGCAACCAACCCGGTGTCGCCCCCCGACCTCACCGCGACCATCTATCACGCGCTGGGAATCGATCCGGAGACCGAGATCAACGACCCAACGGGCCGCCCCTGGAAGCTGGCCGACGGGGCGCCGATCCGGCAATTGTTCGGGTGA
- a CDS encoding DUF1573 domain-containing protein yields the protein MNTLILLSALACGQPPAPAAFHAQTSLAAKGELKAGPPLVHTFDLVHAGTGTVTITKIEAGCGCLRQTLGTTALQPGEKTTLALEVNTLTQPDGPNRWQATVAYRIETPGAPVRSGELLLQITATLSREIAVTPPQVAFSTTGEARHELVVTDTRAKPLTVTKAATSSPHLSADVGPVTDAAPGRPRAQKVTIKLSAAAPAAHRDEIVVLYTDDADCPELRVPVRVLKRAAAAVTAEPAEVKLLLAAGQTEGSRNVLLRSADGKAVSVAGAESDMPGVQVKYATSGPFATVTIKVPEAVAAQPGRCTVRVRLDEPASEVAIPVSWSGAKK from the coding sequence ATGAACACCCTCATACTGCTCTCGGCTCTGGCCTGCGGCCAGCCGCCCGCTCCTGCCGCGTTTCACGCGCAGACCTCGCTGGCCGCCAAGGGGGAACTGAAGGCCGGGCCGCCGCTCGTTCACACCTTCGACCTGGTTCACGCCGGAACGGGAACGGTCACAATAACAAAAATCGAGGCCGGCTGCGGCTGTTTGCGGCAAACGCTCGGTACGACCGCGCTCCAGCCGGGCGAAAAAACGACGCTGGCGCTGGAGGTGAACACGCTCACGCAGCCGGACGGCCCGAACCGCTGGCAGGCAACGGTCGCTTATCGGATCGAGACGCCCGGCGCACCGGTCCGGTCCGGCGAGCTGCTCCTTCAGATCACCGCCACACTGTCGCGCGAGATCGCCGTGACCCCGCCGCAAGTGGCGTTCTCGACCACCGGCGAGGCGCGCCACGAACTCGTCGTCACCGACACGCGGGCGAAGCCGCTCACCGTGACCAAAGCGGCGACGTCGTCCCCGCACCTGAGCGCGGACGTTGGACCCGTGACCGATGCGGCCCCCGGCCGGCCCCGCGCGCAGAAGGTGACGATCAAGCTCTCCGCCGCGGCGCCGGCGGCGCACCGCGACGAGATCGTGGTGCTGTACACGGACGACGCGGACTGCCCCGAGCTGCGGGTCCCGGTGCGGGTCCTCAAGCGGGCCGCCGCGGCCGTCACCGCGGAGCCGGCCGAGGTCAAGCTGCTCCTGGCCGCCGGTCAGACCGAGGGCTCGCGGAACGTGCTGCTACGCTCTGCCGATGGCAAGGCGGTGAGCGTGGCCGGCGCCGAGAGCGACATGCCCGGCGTGCAGGTGAAGTACGCGACGAGCGGACCGTTTGCGACGGTGACGATCAAGGTGCCGGAAGCGGTCGCGGCACAACCCGGGCGCTGTACGGTGCGGGTGCGGCTGGATGAACCGGCCAGCGAAGTGGCGATTCCTGTCTCCTGGAGCGGCGCGAAGAAGTGA
- a CDS encoding 4'-phosphopantetheinyl transferase family protein — protein MRVERCPTAFARRPHPDEVFAWVVDLCRPPVHPDELFRRLTPDEQARALRYKIAKAREQFVIGRGLLRGLLADHLGIDPVAVPLDYLPSGKPVLTQRAVQLHFNVTHTDGILVLAAGHRRVGVDVERVRPMPDADGLVGRYFSPAEAAAFRALPECHREAGFFRGWTCKEAVIKAAGATVGCLADFDVELHPERPPRVNAVRDPQLAGPGWALVEWVTAERVAVALAVEGEPELRVTRGDLDVE, from the coding sequence GTGCGCGTGGAACGCTGCCCGACGGCGTTCGCCCGTCGCCCGCACCCGGACGAGGTGTTCGCATGGGTCGTCGATCTGTGCCGCCCGCCGGTTCACCCCGACGAGCTGTTCCGGAGGCTCACCCCAGACGAACAGGCCCGCGCGCTCCGGTACAAGATCGCGAAGGCGCGCGAGCAGTTCGTGATCGGCCGCGGCTTGCTCCGCGGCCTCCTCGCCGACCACCTCGGGATCGATCCCGTCGCCGTCCCGCTCGATTATCTGCCGTCCGGAAAGCCCGTCCTCACGCAACGTGCCGTTCAGCTGCACTTCAACGTGACACACACGGACGGCATCCTGGTACTGGCCGCGGGTCACCGGCGGGTAGGGGTGGACGTGGAGCGCGTGCGCCCGATGCCCGACGCCGACGGACTCGTGGGGCGCTACTTCTCGCCGGCCGAGGCGGCGGCGTTCCGCGCACTACCGGAGTGCCACCGGGAGGCGGGGTTCTTCCGCGGGTGGACCTGCAAAGAGGCGGTCATCAAGGCGGCCGGCGCGACGGTCGGGTGTCTGGCCGATTTCGACGTGGAACTGCACCCCGAACGGCCGCCCCGCGTCAACGCCGTGCGCGACCCGCAACTCGCCGGACCGGGCTGGGCGCTGGTCGAGTGGGTCACGGCGGAGCGTGTGGCGGTCGCGCTGGCCGTGGAAGGTGAGCCGGAATTACGCGTAACGCGCGGCGACCTCGATGTGGAATAA